CCCCCCACTGGTGTCTGGCTCGCTGCAGCTCATCTTCAAACACTTCAGCCAGAGAGCCGAGGTGCTGCAGGCCTTCAAGCAGGTAGTGACACAGCATTTACACTTGAGCATTTGATACTCGATGAGCTGACAAAATGTGGCATTAGCCACTTCCTGAGTTAATCAGCGTGGATTAGGAGGGTTCTCCAAAGGGCCAAACAGCAGCTGTTGTAAACTGTCTCACTAAGAGCTTCTTCAGCTGGAATCTAGAGCTGCACAAGCTCCCATTTTAACAATGCACTGACTTTCCAAAGTGGTGCACTGAGACTTCTTGGCAGAAATATGCTTCCAGAcacatttgttcttttaataTCTTTATGTCTGGTTTATTTCtcattcagtgtgtgtatgtgtgtgcgtctgtgttttTTCCAGGTGCAGCTGCTAGTATCAGAGCAGGATGTGGAGAACTACAAGCAGATCAAGACGGACTTGGACCAGCTGCGTCTGACCGTTGAGAAGTCCGAGCTGTGGGTAGAAAAGAGTGGAGTCTACAGCAGCGAAGACCTCGGGGTCAGGCAGGGCAAAGAACAGAACATCGAGGTGCTGTACCACCATTTAATGGTA
This Plectropomus leopardus isolate mb unplaced genomic scaffold, YSFRI_Pleo_2.0 unplaced_scaffold22199, whole genome shotgun sequence DNA region includes the following protein-coding sequences:
- the LOC121965895 gene encoding inositol 1,4,5-trisphosphate receptor type 2-like, with the translated sequence MFAGSSELSAVELDDEGGRTFLRVLIHLIMQDYPPLVSGSLQLIFKHFSQRAEVLQAFKQVQLLVSEQDVENYKQIKTDLDQLRLTVEKSELWVEKSGVYSSEDLGVRQGKEQNIEVLYHHLMVSSL